The Armatimonadota bacterium genomic interval TGGGGTCGCCCGCGCGGCGCTGCCGGACATTTCGCTGGCGGCGTGGCCGGTGACGAGCGGGTTCGTCCACCTGTTGACCGCGGCCGTCATGGCGTTCCAGGAGATGGTGGTGGCCGTCCGGGACACCGCCGGCTACCGAGCCGTGGCCCGGTTCGTCACGCGCACCGGTGTGATTTTCTCCGCGGTGCTGGCGCTGGTCGCGTTCACGCCCCTGGCGGACGTCTACGTCGTGCGGATCCTCCAGCTGTCAGCCCCGCTGCGCGACGCGGTCGTCACCGCATTGCGCACCCTGGTGGCCCTGCCGGCCTTGCTCGCCCTGCGGAACCTGTTCCGCGGGGCGCTCATCGCCGGCCGGCGGACCGCGCGCGTGCAGCAGGCCATGGCCGGCAACCTGGTCACGCTGGCGGTCGTACTGATTGTCGGGGCCGCAGCGGCGGTGCCGGGGATCGTGCTCGCAGCCTGGGCGACGCTCATCGCGCAGGCCGCCGAGGTGGCCCTCCTGGTGGCCTTCTTGCGGATGGATCCATCGCCCGGCGTGTCGCTCCCGGAGGCGGCGGGGCGATGACGCCGGTGTCGTGGCGCTCCCTGCTGGCCTTGTACGTCCCGCTGATGCTCAGCGGCCTTTTGATGACCCTCGAGGCACCGCTCATCGTCGCCGGCATCGCACGCCAGCCCGCCGCGGAGCTGTTCCTCGCCGCGTTCGGCGTCGCCTTCGCGATCGCGCTGATCTACGAGGCGCCCGTCATCATGGTCCTGGAGGCCTCCATCGCCCTCACCGACGGTTGGGCGGCCTACCTGCGGTTGCGGCGCGCCTACCTGCTGCTGGGGGGCGCGCTGACGGCGCTGGGGATCGCGGTCTTCTTCACCCCGGTCTACGATCTGCTCACCGCGCACCTGATGGGCATCCCCGAGCCCATCGCCCGCGCAGCACGGCCGGCGCTGATGATCCTAACGTTCTGGCCGCTGCCGATCGGCTGGCGCCGGCTGCATCAGGGCGTGCTGATCCGCTACGAGCGCGCGGGCATCATTTCGGTGGCGACGGGCATCCGACTGCTCATCCTCGCCGCTGTCCTGTTCAGCGGCGTGTTCCGCACGGCTGACGGCGCCGTGCTGGGGGCGTTGGCGATGGTGGTCGGCGTCACGGTAGAGGCGGTCGTCGTCACGATCCCGGCTCTGACGCTGCTGGGGCCTCGCCCGGGGGCAACGGGGCAGCGCCCCTGGCGCGCGCTGTGGTCGTACTACTGGCCGCTGGCGGGCACCACGCTCCTCCAGCAAACCAGTCGGCCGTTGATCACCACCGGCGTCGCCGCGGCCCGGGACGGCGCCCTGTCGCTGGCTGCGTGGCCGGTGGTGCTCAGCATATCGATGTTCAGCTGGGGGCCGCTCAACGCGCTGCAGCAGGTGATCATCGCCGTGGCCGACCACGAGGCGAACCGTCGCCGTGTGCTGCGGTTCGTCCTGGCCATCGGGGGCGGACTGACTGCGACCCTCGTGCTGGTCACGCACACCGCGCTGCTGGACGTGCTCTTTCGGCAAGCGTTCGGCATCTCGTCGGCGCTGGCAGCGCTGGCGACGCCCGCAGCGAGGTTGCTCTCGGTGATCCCTCTGGTGATGGCCCTGCAGTCATACTTCCGCGGCCGGCTGATCCGCGACGGACGCACCCGCGTCGTGCAGCGCGCGATGCTGGCGAACCTGGCGGTCGTGGCCGGCGCGGTGGCGGGGGCGTTGACGTTCGGCCCCCTGTCGGGGGCGGTCTTCGGTGCCTTGGCGATCCTGTCGGGGGGCGTGGCCGAGATGGGCGCGCTGTGGTGGGGTGGACGCACCGCGGCGGCGCCGGCGCCGACACCCGAGATGGTGGAAGTCAGCAGACCGCTGTAACGAGGAGGCCAATATGGACCGGGCAGCAAGTCCCCAAACAGCGACGCACGCCGGACCGCCACTCAGCATCGACCAGCTCCTGGCCATCCGACCGGCGGTGCTGCCGGAGGCACCCCAGTGGGCGCCGGACGGCTCGGCGATTCTGTTCGTGTCCGCGATGTCGGGCGAACCGGATCTGTGGACGGTGTCCCCGTCGGGCGGACTGCCGACCCGCCTGACGACCGGGATGGGCGAGATCCCTTTCTTGGGCGCGCGGATGCCGCAGTGGTCGCCCACCGGTGATTGCATCGCTTACATCTCCGCCAAGAGCGGGACGCCGGAGATCTGGCTTTGGACCGGCCGCGGTCCGGACCGGCGGCTGACGCGTCTGGGTGCTGCGATCGAGGCCTTCCGCTGGGCCCCCGACGGGCGTGCGATCGTGCTGGCCGGCAACCGCTACGGCCAGTACGACATCTACCGCGTGGCCGTCCCCTCGGGCGAGGCGACCCGTTTGACGCGCGATCCGCGTTACGAGGTGTACCCTGCGTTCACTCCCGACGGCCGCATCGTCTACGTACGGCTCAATGAGGCGTGGACCGATCACGACGTGGTGCTGATGGATGCCGACGGAGGCAACGCTCGCGTCGTGGTGCGCGACACGGATATGTTCGACTACCACTACGGCCGTACCTTCGGAACGCCGCAGCCATCGCCGGATGGAACCCACCTGCTGATCCGCTCCCAGCGGTCGGGTTGGTTCAACTACTACATCGCACCGCTGGCCGGCGGAGACCTGCGCCCCGTGGCCGCGGCCGCCGCCGATCAGAGCGACGCCGTCTGGTCGCCCGACGGGAGGTCGGTGGCCTACGTCGAGAACCACGACGGCACGCTGCAGATCCGGATCGCTCCGGCCTCCGGAGGCGAACCGCGGGTGCTGGTCGATCCCGACGAGGGCGTGTGTTCGTTTCCGCAGTGGTCGCCCGACGGTGCCCGGATCTGCTACCTCTTCCAGACCACGACGGCTCCGCAGGACCTGTGGGTCGTGGATGTGGACAGCGGACAGACCCGTGCGCTGACCACGTCGGTGCCGGCCTGGGCCGCCCCAGCGCTGGTGCGACCGAAAAAGGTCCGCTATCCGACCGACGACGGGCTGACGATCTCGGCCTATCTGTACCCCGGCCGGGGTCTGGGACCGGGCGAGAAGAGTCCGGGAATCCTGTGGATCCACGGCGGTCCCACCTCGCAGTTCCTCGACACCTTCCAGCCGTCGGTGCAGTTCTTCGCCGGCCAGGGCTACTCGGTGCTGCTGCCCAACATCCGCGGCAGCTCCGGCTACGGGCGCGCGTTCGAGGACCTCAACAACAGGGACTGGGGCGGAGGTGACCTGCGCGACGCGATCGCCGGAAAACGGTACCTGGCCACCTTACCCGAGGTGGACCCCGACCGCACCGGCATCACGGGCACCAGCTACGGCGGCTGCCTGACGATGTCGGCGGTCTGCTACGCGCCGGAGGAATTTCAGTGCGCGGTGGCGTGTTCGGGCTATGCGAACTGGGTGCGCCACTACCGCGAACTGGAACTGCGGCACATCAAACTCCTAGAGTACGAGTTCGGTGGACCGCTTCAGGGCAACGAGGACGTCTACTACCGGTGCTCGCCCATCTACAAAGTCTCGCAGGCGACGACGCCGTGCTTCGTCCTGCACGGGGAAGGGAAGTGGCCGTGGAGCGACGCCGGGTTGGAGTTCGCCCGGGCGCTGGAGCGGGAGTACAAGACCTTTCGATACAAGGTCTACCCGAACGAGAACTACTACGTGCTCTCCACACCCAACGTCCGGCAGATGCTGCTGGACATGCTGGAGTGGTTCGACCTCTACCTCCGCGACCGCGCACCCGCCGGAGGCGGACACGGCGGCCAGCGAACACGCGGATGGACCGGCCCGGTCAGTCGGGATGTGGCGGAGTGAGCGGGGGGCCCGCGGCCCCGCGAACCGGATCACTCGGCGCCCTCGTCAGTGCACAGCCGCTCGAGCCGGTCGAGTTGATCGCCGCTGCCGATCGCCAGCAGGCGGTCTCCGCGCCGGAGCGGCTGCTCAGGCTCGGGGTTGATGACCTCGCGGCCCTCGTGCACCACGCTGACGACCACCGCGCCCGTGCGCTCCGGGATCCGGGCCCGCCACAGCGGACGGTCGGCGACCTGCGGGCTGCGGATCACGATCTCCCGCGCCTCCAGCCGCCCCGCGGGCTCCGGCCCATCACCCTCGTCCGCCCCCGGCCACCTGCTGCGGGCCTGCTCCAGATAATGGCGGACCTGCGGGCGGTCCACCCCCAGCCGCACCAGGCTGTGGCCGACGATCGTGAGCGCCGCCTCGACCTCGGGCTGGATGACTTCGGTGGCGCCGGCTTCGACCATCGACGCCCGATGCCGCTCCTGGTGGACCCGAGCAAGGATCGGCAGGTCCGGGCGCATCTGTCGCGCCGCTCGCACACACCGGTGAGCAGTCTGGAACTCCGGGATCGCGACGACGAGGAGTTCGGCGCGGTCGACTGCGGCCCGCTGCAGGACCGCGGGATTGCCCGCGTCGCCGAAGACCGCGCCCGCACGCCGCGCACGGGCCGCCCGCAGGGCCTCCGGATCCAGATCCACGACGACGTAGGGTAGGCCGAAGGCGTCGAGTGCGTCGGCGACGCCCCGCCCGACCCGCCCGAAGCCGCAGACGACCACGCGCGGGCTGGCCGTCACCGCGGCCGATGGCGCCTCCCGCGCGGGCTCCAGACCCGCGATCCGACGCTCCAGCCAGGAGGGCACGCGCCGGAAGAGCAGCGCGTTCAGCAGGATCGTCAGCAGCGAGGAGGCCAAGACGGCCTCGTACACCGCTGTGCTGACCAGACCCTGAGCGCGGCCCAGACCGGCGAGGATGTAGGAGAACTCACCGATCTGGGTGAGGCCCAGACCCGCCAGGATGGCCGTGCGCGCGCCGTATCCGGCGGCCCGGACGATGACGGACCACACCAAGAACTTGCCGACAGTGATCAGCACGACCAGCAGGACGACCACCTGCGCCTCTGCGAGCAGGGAGGCGGGGCGGACGAACGTCCCGATCGAGACGAAGAACACCGCCACGAAGATGTCGCGCACGGGCAAGATCCGCGCGAGGGCCTCGTGCGCGAACTCGGACTCGCTGATCACCAGTCCGGCCAAGAAGGCCCCCAAAGCCAGAGAAAGCCCCAGGCCCGCGGTCAGCGTCGCGGTACCGATGGCCATCGCGAGGGTGACCATCAGGAACAGCTCCATGTTGCGCGTGCGCGCGACCCGCGCCAGCACCTTGGGGACGACCCGGCGGGCCAGCCACAGCAGCGGGATCAACAGCAAAGCCGCCTGCAGCAGGCCGCGGCCGAACAGCGCCAGCCGGTGCTCGCCGCCGAGCGCCAGCACCGGCAGCAGGATGGTCATCGCGACCACCGCCAGATCCTCAACCAGGGTGATGCCGACGGCGACGCGGCCGTGCGGGGCACCCAGCTCGCCGCGCTCCTGGAGGAACTTGATGAGGACCATGGTGCTGGCCACGCTGATCGCACCGCCCACGACGAGCGACTGGGCAAGCGGCCAGCGCAGCAGCCAGCCGACACCCACGGTCAGCAAGACGGTCAGCGCGATGCCTGCAGGACCCCCCAGCAGGGCCACACGCCGCACGCGGAACAGTTCGCGGATCGAGAACTCGACACCCGCCGAAAACAACAGCAGCACGACGCCGATCTCCGCGAACAGTTCGAACGCGCGGACGTCCGTGACCGTAGGACCCGGCGTGAAGGGACCGACCGCAATACCCCCGAGGATGTAGCCGACGATCAGCGGCTGCCGGAGCGCATGGGCCAGCAGTCCCCCACCGAGGGCGGCCAGCATGAGCAGCCCGAGATCGGCAAACAGCCGGGCGGCATGGGCTTCCACACTTCTTTCATATCACGGCGCTGGTTTGACGGCCTTCGGCGGCGTCCGGTAGCCTGAGGACGATCCGGTTCGTCGCGCAGATGTCCACCGCTCTTCTTTGGGTCCCTCTGATTCCGATCGTCGGCGCCGCGTTCATCGCCCCGCTGTCGAGGCGGGCGGCCGCTGCGGGGGCGCTGGGGGTCTGCGCCGTCACCCTGGCCCTATTGGGTGCCCTCTCGCGACAGGCTCTGCCGGTTTCGGCGGGCGCACAGTGGTTGCCCGCCCTCGGCGTGCGCTACGCGCTGGCCTTGGACGGGCTGGGGTCGGTGTTCTCGCTGCTCATCGCGGGCGTGGGCATCCTCATCGTCGCGTACGCGATCGGCTATCTGCCCAAGGAAGCGCGGCTGGGCACGTTCTTCGCGTTCTTGATGCTGTTCATGGGATCGATGCTGGGGCTGGTGCTGGCCGACGACCTGATCGTCCTGTACGTCTTCTGGGAGCTGACGTCGGTCGCGTCGTTTTTGCTCATCGGCTTCCACCACGAAGACCCCGAAAGCCGCCGGTCGGCGATCCGTGCGCTGGTCGTCACGGTCCTGGGCGGTCTCGCCATGCTCGCGGGAATCGTGCTGATGGGTACCACCGCCGGCACGTTCGCCGTCTCGGCGCTCGTCGGGCGGGCCGACGCGGTGCAGGCCAGCACGGTGTACCCATGGATCGTCGGCCTCCTGCTGGCCGGCGCGTTCACGAAGTCGGCGCAGGTTCCGTTTCACTTCTGGCTGCCCTCCGCGATGGTCGCACCCACTCCGGTGAGCGCCTACCTGCACTCGGCCACGATGGTCAAAGCCGGAGTGTTCCTGCTGCTGCGCCTGGGCCCCGTACTCGGCGGAACCCAAACGTGGAGCGCCTGGGTGGTCCCGGTCGGGATGGCCACGTTCCTGTTCGCCGCTGCGGTCGCCGTCTTCCAGGACGACCTGAAGGCGCTGCTGGCCTATGCGACGGTGAGTGCGCTCGGCCTGGCGACGGCACTGGCCGGGACGGGCACGGTCGCCGGCCGCGACGCGGCGTTGCTGGTCTTGCTCACGCACGCCGCCTACAAGGGCACCCTGTTCTTGGTGGCCGGCGCCGTGGAGCACGAAACCCACAGCCGTTCGATCCGCCGGCTCGGTGGCCTGGCCCGGACGATGCCGATCACCGCCGTGCTGTCCGGCGCAGCGGCGATGTCGATGCTGGGGATCCCGGGGTTTGGGGGGTTTTGGGCCAAGGAAGCCGCGTCTGCAGCTCTGCCGACCGTCGAGGCCGCGCTGCTGTCGGCGGGGTCGGTCTTCACCGCCGCGTACGGCTTCCGGTTTTTGTCCATCTTCTGGAGGCCGCCGGACGCCGAGCCGGGCGCCCACGACGCGCCGACGCTGTTGGCGCCGGCCGCCGTGCTGGCGGCGACCGGTGTGCTGTTCGGGTTGTGGCCCGCGTCGCTGGAGCAGGTCGTCGCGCCCGTTGCGGGGACGGTGAACCTGTGGCATGGCCTCAAGCCCGACAAGCTCGGTCTGACGATCCTCACGCTGGCGTTGGGGGCCGCGCTCGCGCGGTGGGGGAGCGCGCCGGCGCTGCCCGTCGAAGGCGGCAGGATCTTCGATCGCTGGATGGACATGCTGATGGCGTTCGCAAAGTTCCTCGCCCGGCGGACGATCACCGGTGTCCTGCGCGACTACCTCGCCGCGGTGCTGGTGACCGCGATCGCCGGGGCGGGCTTCGCACTGTGGCGCTTCGGGGACTGGTCGGGCACGGATCCCTTCCGTCCCTTTCCCCACGAGGTCATGGTGGTCGTCCTCGCCATCGCGGCGGTCGTCACCGCGACGGTCGTGCGCAGTCTCGTGGCCGTCGTGATCGCGCTGGGCGCGGTCGGCTACACCGTCGCGCTGCTGTTCCTCTCCTTGCTGGCACCCGATCTGGCTCTGACGCAGGTCCTCGTCGAGACCGTCACCTTGGTCCTGTTCCTGACCGTCGTGACGCACCTGCTCACCCCCGACGAGCCCAACCGCCACCCGGGGATGGCGGTCGACGCGCTGCTGGCGGTGGGAGCCGGACTGACCGCCGCGGGCCTGGCATCCCAGATCCTACGCCGGTCCGAAGACACGCGGCTGGCGACGTTCTTCGCGGAACACGCACAGGCCGCCGGCGGCACGAATCTGGTGAATCTGATCCTCGTGGACTTCCGCGGTCTGGACACGCTCGGCGAGATCACCGTCTTGGGCATCGCGGCGCTGGGGGTGTTCGCCCTGGCGCAACGGCGGAGGCCGAGATGACCTCCCCGATCCTGCAGACGGTCACCCGCTGGGTCACGCCCGCGATCGTGGCCTACTCCTGGTACCTCCTGCTGTCGGGGCACTACA includes:
- a CDS encoding proton-conducting transporter membrane subunit, coding for MSTALLWVPLIPIVGAAFIAPLSRRAAAAGALGVCAVTLALLGALSRQALPVSAGAQWLPALGVRYALALDGLGSVFSLLIAGVGILIVAYAIGYLPKEARLGTFFAFLMLFMGSMLGLVLADDLIVLYVFWELTSVASFLLIGFHHEDPESRRSAIRALVVTVLGGLAMLAGIVLMGTTAGTFAVSALVGRADAVQASTVYPWIVGLLLAGAFTKSAQVPFHFWLPSAMVAPTPVSAYLHSATMVKAGVFLLLRLGPVLGGTQTWSAWVVPVGMATFLFAAAVAVFQDDLKALLAYATVSALGLATALAGTGTVAGRDAALLVLLTHAAYKGTLFLVAGAVEHETHSRSIRRLGGLARTMPITAVLSGAAAMSMLGIPGFGGFWAKEAASAALPTVEAALLSAGSVFTAAYGFRFLSIFWRPPDAEPGAHDAPTLLAPAAVLAATGVLFGLWPASLEQVVAPVAGTVNLWHGLKPDKLGLTILTLALGAALARWGSAPALPVEGGRIFDRWMDMLMAFAKFLARRTITGVLRDYLAAVLVTAIAGAGFALWRFGDWSGTDPFRPFPHEVMVVVLAIAAVVTATVVRSLVAVVIALGAVGYTVALLFLSLLAPDLALTQVLVETVTLVLFLTVVTHLLTPDEPNRHPGMAVDALLAVGAGLTAAGLASQILRRSEDTRLATFFAEHAQAAGGTNLVNLILVDFRGLDTLGEITVLGIAALGVFALAQRRRPR
- a CDS encoding S9 family peptidase, with protein sequence MDRAASPQTATHAGPPLSIDQLLAIRPAVLPEAPQWAPDGSAILFVSAMSGEPDLWTVSPSGGLPTRLTTGMGEIPFLGARMPQWSPTGDCIAYISAKSGTPEIWLWTGRGPDRRLTRLGAAIEAFRWAPDGRAIVLAGNRYGQYDIYRVAVPSGEATRLTRDPRYEVYPAFTPDGRIVYVRLNEAWTDHDVVLMDADGGNARVVVRDTDMFDYHYGRTFGTPQPSPDGTHLLIRSQRSGWFNYYIAPLAGGDLRPVAAAAADQSDAVWSPDGRSVAYVENHDGTLQIRIAPASGGEPRVLVDPDEGVCSFPQWSPDGARICYLFQTTTAPQDLWVVDVDSGQTRALTTSVPAWAAPALVRPKKVRYPTDDGLTISAYLYPGRGLGPGEKSPGILWIHGGPTSQFLDTFQPSVQFFAGQGYSVLLPNIRGSSGYGRAFEDLNNRDWGGGDLRDAIAGKRYLATLPEVDPDRTGITGTSYGGCLTMSAVCYAPEEFQCAVACSGYANWVRHYRELELRHIKLLEYEFGGPLQGNEDVYYRCSPIYKVSQATTPCFVLHGEGKWPWSDAGLEFARALEREYKTFRYKVYPNENYYVLSTPNVRQMLLDMLEWFDLYLRDRAPAGGGHGGQRTRGWTGPVSRDVAE
- a CDS encoding cation:proton antiporter; translation: MEAHAARLFADLGLLMLAALGGGLLAHALRQPLIVGYILGGIAVGPFTPGPTVTDVRAFELFAEIGVVLLLFSAGVEFSIRELFRVRRVALLGGPAGIALTVLLTVGVGWLLRWPLAQSLVVGGAISVASTMVLIKFLQERGELGAPHGRVAVGITLVEDLAVVAMTILLPVLALGGEHRLALFGRGLLQAALLLIPLLWLARRVVPKVLARVARTRNMELFLMVTLAMAIGTATLTAGLGLSLALGAFLAGLVISESEFAHEALARILPVRDIFVAVFFVSIGTFVRPASLLAEAQVVVLLVVLITVGKFLVWSVIVRAAGYGARTAILAGLGLTQIGEFSYILAGLGRAQGLVSTAVYEAVLASSLLTILLNALLFRRVPSWLERRIAGLEPAREAPSAAVTASPRVVVCGFGRVGRGVADALDAFGLPYVVVDLDPEALRAARARRAGAVFGDAGNPAVLQRAAVDRAELLVVAIPEFQTAHRCVRAARQMRPDLPILARVHQERHRASMVEAGATEVIQPEVEAALTIVGHSLVRLGVDRPQVRHYLEQARSRWPGADEGDGPEPAGRLEAREIVIRSPQVADRPLWRARIPERTGAVVVSVVHEGREVINPEPEQPLRRGDRLLAIGSGDQLDRLERLCTDEGAE